A DNA window from Mobula birostris isolate sMobBir1 chromosome 3, sMobBir1.hap1, whole genome shotgun sequence contains the following coding sequences:
- the LOC140194991 gene encoding sorting nexin-18-like isoform X2: MALQARALYDFQSENVGEISVREDEVLTVYSEHDIEGWLEGANSRGERGLFPASYVQILRGGGDAEPPASRYANVPGGGGYDPPAVMVVPPQAQPPSSFQLPACPVVSTFCPSPLVQPGVGAGGLGGLQHQPSGSGDDDDWDDDWDDNSTVADEPLSAVGMGGGGGGGGGGYSDFDGTGRYKVSVGSGGRAASGSVSSTASSKSTATVGRNLNRFSTFVKSGGEAFILGEAAGFVKDGDKICVVLGSHGPEWQENPYPFSCSIDEPTKQTKFKGIKSYISYRLVPSHTQSQVNRRYKHFDWLYGRLVEKFPVISVPHIPEKQATGRFEEDFISKRKKGLILWMNHMTSHPVLARCDVFQHFLTCKDEKAWKQGKRKAEKDDMVGANFFLTLSTPPTPLDLQEVESRVDGFKAFTKRMDESVFQLSHTANEFARKQVVGFKKEYQKVGTSFRLLSQAFEMDQQSFSIGLNRAIAFTGDVYDAIGELFAEQPKQDIDPIVDLLTLYQGHLTNFPDIIHVQKGKILIRVLPTD; encoded by the coding sequence ATGGCGCTCCAGGCTCGGGCTCTGTACGATTTCCAGAGCGAGAATGTGGGCGAGATCTCCGTGCGGGAGGATGAGGTGCTGACCGTCTACAGCGAGCACGACATCGAGGGCTGGTTGGAAGGAGCCAACAGTCGCGGCGAGCGGGGCCTCTTCCCGGCCTCGTACGTGCAGATCCTGCGGGGTGGCGGCGACGCCGAGCCTCCCGCCTCCCGTTACGCTAACGTGCCCGGCGGCGGCGGCTATGATCCTCCGGCAGTAATGGTGGTGCCGCCCCAGGCCCAGCCCCCCAGCAGTTTCCAGCTGCCCGCCTGCCCGGTCGTCAGCACCTTCTGCCCGTCACCGCTGGTGCAGCCGGGGGTCGGGGCCGGCGGCCTCGGGGGGCTTCAGCACCAGCCATCGGGCAGCGGGGACGATGACGATTGGGACGATGACTGGGACGATAACTCGACGGTGGCGGATGAGCCGCTGTCGGCGGTCGGGATGGGGGGCGGCGGTGGAGGAGGCGGTGGCGGCTACTCTGATTTCGATGGGACCGGCCGCTATAAAGTGAGCGTGGGGTCGGGTGGCCGGGCCGCCTCGGGCTCCGTCTCGTCGACTGCCTCCTCTAAGAGTACGGCCACAGTCGGCAGGAACCTCAACCGCTTTTCCACCTTCGTCAAGTCGGGCGGCGAGGCGTTCATCCTGGGGGAGGCGGCTGGCTTCGTCAAGGACGGCGACAAGATCTGCGTGGTGCTGGGCTCGCACGGCCCCGAGTGGCAGGAGAACCCCTACCCGTTCTCCTGCTCCATCGACGAGCCTACCAAGCAGACCAAGTTCAAGGGCATCAAGAGCTACATCTCTTACCGTCTGGTACCCAGCCACACCCAGAGCCAGGTTAACCGTCGCTACAAGCACTTCGACTGGCTGTACGGGCGCTTGGTGGAGAAGTTCCCCGTCATCTCGGTGCCTCACATCCCTGAGAAGCAAGCCACGGGCCGCTTCGAGGAAGACTTCATCTCCAAGCGCAAGAAGGGATTGATCCTGTGGATGAACCACATGACGAGCCACCCGGTGCTCGCACGCTGCGACGTCTTCCAGCACTTCCTCACCTGTAAAGACGAGAAAGCTTGGAAGCAGGGCAAGCGCAAAGCCGAAAAGGATGACATGGTGGGCGCCAACTTCTTCCTGACTCTCAGCACCCCGCCCACCCCTCTGGACCTGCAGGAGGTggagagcagggtggatggtttCAAAGCGTTCACCAAGAGAATGGACGAGAGCGTGTTCCAGCTCAGTCACACTGCCAACGAATTTGCCAGGAAGCAGGTAGTGGGCTTCAAAAAAGAATACCAGAAGGTCGGCACCTCTTTCCGATTACTCAGCCAGGCTTTCGAGATGGACCAGCAATCCTTCTCGATTGGACTCAATCGTGCCATCGCATTTACAGGAGACGTGTACGATGCTATAGGAGAGCTTTTTGCAGAGCAGCCTAAACAAGATATCGACCCCATTGTGGACTTATTAACGCTTTACCAGGGACATCTGACCAACTTTCCTGATATTATCCACGTACAGAAAG